Proteins from a genomic interval of Arachis hypogaea cultivar Tifrunner chromosome 10, arahy.Tifrunner.gnm2.J5K5, whole genome shotgun sequence:
- the LOC112717116 gene encoding pyrophosphate--fructose 6-phosphate 1-phosphotransferase subunit alpha has product MDSDYGIPRELSDLQKIRSLYEPEIPPCLQGTTVRVEFGDATTTADPADDPTIRRAFPNTYGQPLAHFLRATAKVPDAQIITEHPPIRVGIVFCGRQSPGGHNVIWGLYSALKIHNPENVLLGFLGGSEGLFAQKYLEINDEILSTYKNQGGYDLLGRTKDQIRTTEQVNAALVACNSLKLDSLVIIGGVTSNTDAAQLAETFAVAKCPTKVVGVPVTLNGDLKNQFVETNVGFDTICKVNSQLISNVCTDALSAEKYYYFIRLMGRKASHVALECTLQSHPNMVILGEEVAASKLTLFDIATQICNAVQARAEQDKYHGVILLPEGLIESIPEVYALLKEIHGLLRQGVPTDKISSQLSPWASALFEFLPPFIRKQLLLYPESDDSAQLSQIETEKLLAYLVEAEINKRQKEGTYKGKKFNAICHFFGYQARGSLPSKFDCDYAYVLGHICYHILAAGLNGYMATVTNLKNPVNKWKCGAAPITAMMTVKRWSPNPGATSIGKPAIHPATVDLRGKAYDLLRQNATSFLMDDIYRNPGPPQFEGPGADAKPISLSVEDQDYMGRIKKLQEYLEQVRTIVKPGCPQEVLKAALSVMGSVTEVLAAMSASSSNNLSSL; this is encoded by the exons ATGGATTCTGACTATGGTATTCCCAGAGAGCTCTCAGATCTTCAAAAGATTCGATCTTTATATGAGCCAGAGATTCCTCCTTGCCTACAG GGAACCACTGTGAGGGTTGAGTTTGGTGATGCAACCACCACTGCTGACCCAGCTGATGACCCAACCATAAGGAGGGCTTTTCCAAACACTTATGGACAGCCTTTGGCTCACTTCCTTAGAGCCACTGCTAAGGTCCCTGATGCTCAGATCATCACTGAGCATCCACCTATCAG GGTGGGGATTGTTTTCTGTGGGAGACAGTCTCCTGGTGGACACAATGTTATTTGGGGTCTTTACAGTGCACTCAAGATTCACAACCCTGAAAATGTCTTGCTTGGATTCCTTG GTGGTTCGGAAGGTCTATTTGCGCAGAAATATCTTGAGATAAATGACGAAATTCTCTCAACATACAAAAATCAAG GTGGTTATGATTTGCTTGGACGAACAAAAGATCAGATTAGGACAACCGAACAAGTTAATGCTGCACTTGTTGCATGCAATAGTTTGAAGCTTGATAGCCTTGTTATCATTGGGG GTGTGACATCAAACACGGATGCTGCGCAGCTTGCAGAAACTTTTGCAGTAGCAAAATGCCCCACAAAG GTGGTTGGTGTTCCTGTAACTTTGAATGGAGATCTTAAGAACCAGTTTGTTGAAACCAATGTTGGTTTTGATACAATTTGCAAG GTGAATTCTCAACTCATCAGCAATGTCTGCACTGACGCCCTCTCTGCAGAGAAG TATTATTATTTCATCCGTCTTATGGGACGTAAGGCATCACATGTTGCATTGGAGTGCACCCTCCAGTCCCATCCAAACATG GTTATTCTTGGTGAGGAGGTTGCCGCATCAAAGCTTACCCTTTTTGATATTGCAACACAGATTTGTAATGCAGTTCAGGCTAGGGCAGAGCAAG ACAAATATCACGGAGTAATCCTCCTGCCGGAAGGACTAATTGAGAGCATTCCTGAAGTGTATGCACTCTTAAAG GAAATTCATGGTTTACTCAGACAAGGTGTCCCCACTGACAAGATATCTTCTCAGCTTTCACCATGGGCATCTGCTTTGTTTGAATTTCTTCCACCCTTTATTAGGAAGCAG CTACTCCTCTACCCTGAATCAGATGACTCTGCACAGTTATCTCAG ATTGAGACCGAGAAATTACTAGCATACCTTGTGGAGGCCGAGATAAACAAGCGTCAG AAAGAAGGCACTTACAAGGGGAAGAAATTCAACGCAATTTGCCATTTCTTTGGTTACCAAGCTCGTGGATCTCTGCCATCGAAATTTGACTGTGACTATGCATAT GTTCTCGGACACATCTGCTACCACATACTGGCTGCCGGTTTAAATGGATACATGGCAACTGTAACTAACCTTAAGAATCCTGTGAACAAGTGGAAGTGTGGTGCTGCACCAATCACA GCTATGATGACAGTGAAGCGCTGGTCTCCAAATCCTGGAGCCACATCAATTGGAAAACCTGCCATTCATCCAGCTACTGTGGATTTGAGAGGCAAAGCATATGA CCTGTTGAGACAAAATGCCACAAGCTTCCTCATGGATGATATCTACAGAAATCCGGGTCCGCCTCAGTTCGAAGGCCCCGGTGCGGATGCCAAGCCCATAAGTCTTTCTGTTGAAGATCAGGACTATATGGGTCGCATCAAGAAACTTCAGGAGTACCTAGAACAA GTTCGAACAATTGTAAAGCCGGGATGTCCGCAAGAGGTACTGAAAGCAGCGCTGAGCGTCATGGGATCCGTCACGGAAGTTCTGGCCGCGATGTCTGCATCTTCGAGCAACAACCTGTCATCTCTGTGA
- the LOC112717114 gene encoding protein FAR1-RELATED SEQUENCE 5, whose protein sequence is MRHRNVPQSMDLEMEATGFESEEEEEEEDDEDDEEEQHPQTNNNYNNPSSSNSNPNSTTEPYIGMEFDSELSARAFYNAYARRIGFSTRVSVCLRSRKDSSVIRRRVVCSREGFRRNPENHDPKRHRSVTRVGCKAQITVKKKGPLGKWYISKFIKDHNHDLVPPDRVHCLRSHRRVNGAARSLIDTLHAAGMGAAEVMTVLIKESGGIDNVGFTKVDCQNYMTSSSKRSLGSGNQLVFDFLKKMSEEDPSGFFYSFQGDSESSSGNIFWADGNARRNYEYFGDAVVFDMAYRRGRYKVPFAPFTGWNHHGQPVLFGCALMLNESEASFVWLFTTWLQAMYGRHPVSITTDQDRIIHSAVLQVFPDTRHRFSKWDVFGEVQERLIDVCGVHPEFESEFRRCVNSAETVDEFESSWKFLVGRYELLDNEWLQLMYRNRHQWVPVYLRDTFFGDLSAIHGSDTSSSYFDGFINATTTVQTLIKQYEKGVADRYEKEVKEDYDTLNTAPILRTPSPMEKQAAGLYTRKIFARFQEELVETLAYAATLMDDARSQATYRVAKYGEENRAHFVRFNVFRKKASCSCQMFEFAGLVCRHILAVFRVINILTLPSHYILKRWTRNAKSILLDKGARELQNSLEECYSSRYDSLSREIMSYVEMGAESSDTYSVALNGLREAAKKVADAKKPRPAPVQSTSDNNENHESSQSSDTDQDKKIQELTTELEGARQRCESYRQNLFGLLKNMEEQKLKISVKAQSVRLNLGSELVAEESK, encoded by the exons ATGCGCCATCGCAACGTTCCCCAATCCATGGACCTCGAGATGGAAGCCACAGGATTCGAatccgaagaagaagaagaggaagaagacgatGAAGACGACGAAGAAGAACAACATcctcaaaccaataacaactaCAACAACCCTTCTTCCTCCAACTCAAACCCTAACAGCACCACTGAGCCCTACATCGGCATGGAGTTCGACTCCGAGCTATCCGCACGCGCCTTCTACAACGCCTACGCGCGTCGCATCGGCTTCAGCACGCGCGTCAGCGTTTGTCTCCGCTCCCGAAAGGACTCCTCCGTCATCCGCCGCCGTGTTGTATGCTCCCGAGAGGGCTTCCGTCGCAACCCTGAGAACCACGACCCTAAGCGCCATCGCTCCGTGACACGTGTCGGCTGCAAAGCTCAGATCACCGTCAAGAAGAAGGGCCCACTCGGCAAGTGGTACATCTCCAAGTTCATCAAAGACCACAACCACGACCTCGTCCCTCCCGATAGGGTCCACTGCCTCCGCTCGCACCGCCGCGTCAACGGTGCCGCCCGCAGCCTCATCGATACTCTTCACGCAGCTGGCATGGGCGCTGCCGAGGTCATGACGGTACTCATCAAGGAGTCTGGCGGCATCGACAACGTCGGCTTCACAAAAGTTGACTGCCAGAACTACATGACGTCATCTTCTAAGAGGAGCCTCGGGAGTGGGAACCAGCTTGTCTTCGATTTCTTGAAAAAGATGAGTGAGGAGGATCCTTCTGGATTCTTCTACTCCTTCCAGGGCGATTCGGAGAGTTCCTCAGGTAACATCTTTTGGGCTGATGGCAATGCCCGGAGGAATTATGAATATTTTGGAGATGCTGTTGTTTTCGATATGGCGTATCGGAGGGGACGCTATAAGGTCCCCTTTGCGCCTTTTACTGGATGGAACCATCACGGGCAGCCGGTGCTCTTCGGCTGTGCCCTGATGCTCAACGAATCCGAGGCGTCCTTCGTGTGGCTTTTTACCACATGGCTTCAAGCAATGTACGGCCGGCATCCTGTGTCCATTACTACTGATCAGGACAGGATAATTCACTCTGCTGTCTTGCAGGTTTTCCCGGATACTCGTCACCGGTTCTCCAAGTGGGACGTGTTCGGTGAGGTTCAGGAGAGGCTGATTGATGTGTGTGGAGTGCATCCTGAGTTTGAGTCTGAGTTTCGACGGTGCGTGAACTCGGCAGAGACAGTTGATGAGTTTGAGTCTAGCTGGAAGTTCCTCGTTGGGAGGTATGAGCTTCTGGATAATGAATGGCTTCAGTTGATGTACAGGAATCGCCATCAATGGGTGCCTGTTTATCTCCGCGACACCTTTTTTGGCGATTTGTCTGCCATCCATGGGAGTGATACTAGCAGCTCGTACTTTGATGGGTTTATTAATGCCACGACTACCGTCCAGACGCTGATTAAGCAGTATGAGAAAGGAGTCGCGGATCGATATGAGAAGGAAGTGAAGGAGGATTATGATACGCTGAATACCGCACCAATTTTGAGAACTCCTTCTCCAATGGAAAAACAAGCGGCTGGTCTCTACACGAGGAAAATATTTGCAAGGTTCCAAGAGGAATTGGTTGAGACCCTTGCATATGCTGCTACGTTGATGGATGATGCAAGATCACAAGCTACTTATCGAGTGGCAAAGTACGGGGAGGAGAATAGGGCGCATTTTGTTAGATTCAATGTCTTCAGGAAGAAAGCTAGCTGCAGCTGCCAAATGTTTGAGTTTGCAGGTCTTGTCTGTAGGCACATATTAGCAGTTTTTAGGGTCATCAATATTCTTACGCTTCCGTCCCATTACATCTTGAAAAGGTGGACGAGAAACGCAAAGAGTATCTTGTTGGATAAAGGAGCTCGAGAATTGCAAAATAGTCTGGAAGAGTGTTACTCCTCTCGCTACGATAGTTTGAGCCGGGAAATTATGAGTTATGTAGAAATGGGGGCAGAATCATCGGATACTTATAGCGTTGCACTGAATGGTCTACGTGAGGCTGCGAAAAAGGTTGCGGATGCAAAGAAACCTCGTCCAGCACCCGTGCAAAGTACTTCAGATAATAATGAAAACCATGAGAGTAGTCAATCTAGTGATACA GATCAGGATAAGAAAATTCAAGAGTTGACTACTGAGTTAGAGGGTGCTCGGCAGCGATGTGAATCGTATAGGCAAAACCTGTTTGGCTTACTAAAAAATATGGAGGAGCAGAAGTTAAAAATATCTGTTAAGGCTCAGAGTGTTAGGCTAAATCTAGGAAGTGAATTGGTAGCTGAAGAAAGTAAGTAG
- the LOC112717117 gene encoding protein PIN-LIKES 3, translated as MGLIDIFIASSMPVLKVLLITALGSFLALDSINILGTDARKHLNILAFYVLNPALIADNLASTITYNSMVKLWFMPINILITFVIGSILGLLVIHLSRAPQHLRGIIIGCTAAGNLGNLLLIIVPAVCQEKGSPFGDPHTCSTYGIAYASLSLAMGNVYLWTYVYNIVRVSTRGTSNCNNAANDHNDSPRKYSEPELLSCSEPLLVSNKNVKDQYVLLPCTTSEATHEVAGTANMSKRLQLFLRKASLKEAFAPSTIGAIVGFMVGLVPQMQKALIGNEAPLHVIQDSTSFLGDAAIPSLTLIVGGNLLKGLKGSEIDKSIIIGIIISRYIILPVSGIFIIKWAVQLGMVQLDPLYQFVLLIQYAVPPSMNIGAITQLFGIGEKECSVILLWSYLVASISLTFWSTYFMWLVS; from the exons ATGGGGCTTATAGATATCTTCATTGCTTCATCCATGCCGGTGTTGAAAGTTTTATTAATCACAGCACTTGGTTCATTTCTTGCTTTAGATAGTATTAATATATTGGGAACAGATGCAAGGAAGCACTTAAATATT TTAGCGTTTTACGTATTAAATCCAGCCCTGATAGCAGACAATCTAGCCAGCACAATTACATACAATAGTATGGTGAAACT GTGGTTCATGCCAATAAACATACTTATCACATTTGTGATTggttcaattcttggattgttggTTATTCACCTAAGCAGAGCACCTCAGCATCTGAGGGGTATCATTATTGGTTGCACTGCTGCAG GTAATTTAGGGAACTTGCTTTTGATTATAGTCCCAGCAGTGTGTCAAGAAAAAGGAAGCCCGTTTGGGGATCCTCATACTTGTAGCACCTATGGAATAGCTTATGCTTCCCTCTCACTTGCG ATGGGAAACGTATATTTGTGGACCTATGTATATAACATAGTCAGGGTCTCTACAAGAGGAACAAGCAATTGCAATAATGCTGCAAACGACCACAACGATTCTCCAAGAAAGTACTCAGAACCAGAGCTCCTTAGTTGTTCAGAACCTTTACTTGTATCCAACAAGAATGTTAAGGATCAATATGTTCTCCTACCCTGCACTACCTCTGAAGCAACAcatgag GTGGCAGGTACAGCTAACATGTCAAAGCGTCTGCAATTATTCCTTAGAAAGGCCAGTCTGAAAGAAGCATTTGCTCCATCCACCATTGGAGCG ATtgttgggtttatggttggattggtCCCCCAAATGCAAAAGGCTTTGATTGGCAATGAAGCTCCACTACATGTGATTCAGGACTCAACATCCTTCTTAGG AGATGCAGCGATTCCTTCTCTCACTTTGATAGTTGGGGGAAATCTCCTTAAAG GTTTGAAAGGATCAGAAATTGATAAAAGTATCATTATAGGCATCATCATTTCAAGATATATAATCCTTCCTGTGTCTGGAATCTTCATTATTAAATGGGCAGTTCAACTAGGCATGGTGCAGTTAGATCCATTGTATCAGTTTGTTCTTCTGATCCAGTATGCAGTTCCACCATCCATGAATATAG GAGCTATCACTCAATTGTTTGGGATAGGAGAGAAAGAGTGTTCTGTCATCCTGCTGTGGTCTTACCTTGTGGCTTCAATCTCTCTAACCTTTTGGTCAACGTATTTCATGTGGCTTGTATCATAA